One Herbaspirillum rubrisubalbicans genomic window carries:
- the yaaA gene encoding peroxide stress protein YaaA produces the protein MLIVLSPAKSLDYDTPPTTDVHTTPAFVPRSAELIEVLKTKSPAEIGSLMGISDQLSVLNVSRYASWSRKFTTKNAKQAVLAFNGDVYEGLDAASLAAGQLDYLQQHVRILSGLYGMLRPLDLMQPYRLEMGTKLANPLGKDLYAFWGSEITEALNGELAAQKTPVLVNLASEEYFKVVKPKLLKAQVVAPVFEDWKGGKYKIISFYAKRARGLMARYAALKNINHPEKLKAFDLEGYAFAPEASSESSWVFRRKLED, from the coding sequence ATGCTGATTGTTTTGTCTCCCGCCAAGTCGCTGGACTACGACACCCCCCCGACCACTGACGTCCACACCACGCCGGCCTTCGTGCCGCGTTCGGCCGAGCTGATCGAGGTGCTCAAGACCAAGTCTCCTGCCGAAATTGGCAGCCTCATGGGCATTTCCGACCAGTTGTCGGTCTTGAATGTGAGCCGCTATGCCAGCTGGTCGCGCAAGTTCACCACCAAGAACGCCAAGCAGGCGGTGCTGGCCTTCAATGGCGACGTCTACGAAGGCTTGGACGCCGCCTCGCTCGCAGCCGGGCAGCTCGACTACCTGCAGCAGCATGTGCGCATCCTCTCTGGCCTGTACGGCATGTTGCGCCCGCTGGACCTGATGCAGCCTTACCGCCTCGAAATGGGCACCAAGCTGGCCAATCCGCTCGGCAAGGATCTGTACGCCTTCTGGGGCAGCGAGATCACCGAGGCGCTCAATGGCGAACTGGCCGCGCAAAAGACGCCAGTGCTGGTGAACCTGGCCTCGGAGGAATACTTCAAAGTGGTCAAGCCCAAGCTGCTCAAGGCGCAGGTGGTGGCGCCCGTGTTCGAGGACTGGAAGGGCGGCAAGTACAAGATCATTTCCTTCTACGCCAAGCGCGCACGTGGATTGATGGCGCGCTATGCCGCGCTGAAGAACATCAACCATCCCGAAAAGCTCAAGGCCTTCGACCTGGAAGGCTATGCCTTCGCGCCCGAGGCCTCCAGCGAGAGCAGTTGGGTGTTCCGTCGCAAGCTGGAGGACTGA